A DNA window from Balneolaceae bacterium contains the following coding sequences:
- a CDS encoding LytR C-terminal domain-containing protein, translated as MSNTNGDAHNLVLNAAIGFLSLLLFLLLFGLASRVIFPRIQSERSGQQAQLIGEVIQLEVLNGAGIAGLANDFTSALRRNGFDVVETGNFDNFDMQQTVVIARTLNTENARRVARALGISQENVLVEASDDFYLDATVVIGSDYQSLKLN; from the coding sequence ATGAGCAACACGAACGGCGATGCACATAACCTGGTCCTGAATGCGGCCATCGGCTTTCTCAGCCTGCTCCTTTTCCTGCTGCTCTTCGGACTGGCATCCCGCGTGATCTTTCCGCGCATACAGAGCGAGCGTTCGGGGCAGCAGGCCCAGCTCATCGGCGAGGTGATCCAGCTGGAGGTGCTCAACGGAGCGGGCATCGCCGGCCTGGCCAACGACTTTACCTCGGCCCTGCGGCGTAACGGCTTCGACGTGGTGGAGACCGGAAACTTCGACAACTTCGACATGCAGCAGACCGTAGTGATCGCGCGAACCCTGAACACCGAGAACGCACGGCGGGTGGCACGCGCCCTTGGAATATCCCAGGAGAATGTGCTGGTGGAGGCCTCCGACGACTTCTACCTGGACGCCACCGTCGTCATCGGATCCGACTATCAATCCCTCAAGCTGAACTGA
- the rplA gene encoding 50S ribosomal protein L1, producing the protein MAKRGKKYRAAAELIDQDLEYTLEEAVDLVKKTSKVNFDASVDLDLRLGVDPRHADQMVRGSVSLPHGTGKEVRVLALVNEAKQEEAEQAGADHVGLDEYIEKIEDGWTDVDVIVATPDVMGKIGKLGRVLGPRGLMPNPKSGTVTNDVAETIKEVKAGKIDFRVDKYGILHASIGKVSFDAAELRDNALEFLRTVMRLRPASAKGLYIRSATMSSTMGPGIPLERSSVMSA; encoded by the coding sequence ATGGCAAAACGAGGAAAGAAATACCGAGCGGCAGCCGAACTCATCGACCAGGATCTCGAGTATACCCTGGAAGAAGCGGTCGACCTGGTGAAGAAGACCTCCAAGGTCAACTTCGACGCCTCCGTCGACCTGGACCTGCGCCTGGGGGTCGACCCCCGGCACGCGGACCAGATGGTGCGCGGATCGGTCTCCCTCCCCCACGGCACCGGTAAAGAGGTGCGTGTGCTGGCCCTGGTCAACGAGGCCAAGCAGGAGGAAGCCGAACAGGCGGGCGCCGATCACGTGGGACTCGATGAGTACATCGAAAAGATCGAGGATGGCTGGACCGACGTCGACGTCATCGTCGCAACACCGGATGTCATGGGCAAGATCGGAAAGCTGGGCCGCGTACTGGGACCCAGGGGACTGATGCCCAACCCGAAGAGCGGTACGGTGACCAACGACGTGGCCGAAACCATCAAAGAGGTGAAGGCCGGCAAGATCGACTTTCGCGTCGACAAGTACGGCATTCTGCACGCCTCCATCGGCAAGGTAAGCTTCGACGCCGCCGAACTTCGCGACAATGCGCTGGAGTTCCTGCGGACCGTCATGCGCCTGCGGCCGGCTTCCGCCAAGGGGCTCTACATCCGAAGCGCCACCATGAGTTCCACCATGGGACCCGGCATCCCGCTGGAGCGTTCCTCCGTGATGTCTGCCTAA
- the nusG gene encoding transcription termination/antitermination protein NusG, whose translation MTQDNRYKWYVVRCFSSHEKKVKEYLERELDLQDLQDKVEEIMIPTETVVEIRRGKKRTREKNFFPGYLLVKAVYDEELNNLVQGAPSTIGFLKSGKNDVRPSPLREQEVNRILGRVQDSDEMEEGVVEIPYSEGDLVKVVDGPFKDFDGTIQEVNADKLKLRVLVSIFGRKTPVEVDVNQVEPAT comes from the coding sequence ATGACGCAAGACAACCGCTACAAGTGGTACGTGGTTCGCTGCTTCTCCAGCCATGAGAAAAAGGTGAAGGAGTATCTGGAGCGGGAGCTTGATCTGCAGGATCTGCAGGACAAGGTGGAGGAGATCATGATACCCACCGAGACGGTGGTTGAAATCCGCCGGGGCAAAAAGAGGACCCGCGAGAAGAACTTCTTCCCCGGCTATCTGCTGGTCAAGGCCGTGTACGACGAGGAATTGAACAACCTGGTGCAGGGCGCGCCCTCCACCATCGGCTTTTTGAAAAGCGGCAAAAACGACGTCCGCCCGAGTCCACTGCGTGAGCAGGAAGTCAACCGCATCCTGGGACGCGTGCAGGACTCCGATGAGATGGAGGAGGGCGTCGTGGAGATCCCCTACAGCGAGGGAGACCTGGTGAAGGTGGTCGACGGTCCCTTCAAGGACTTTGACGGCACCATCCAGGAAGTAAACGCCGACAAACTGAAATTACGGGTATTGGTAAGCATATTCGGTCGAAAGACCCCGGTTGAAGTTGATGTGAACCAGGTAGAACCTGCAACGTGA
- the queA gene encoding tRNA preQ1(34) S-adenosylmethionine ribosyltransferase-isomerase QueA, with amino-acid sequence MKLTDFKFETEDYHVPEEPVEPRDAARLMVLDREERSIKHEKFSDIHKYLSEGDVLIYNNTKVFPARLKGKKEKTDADIEVFLLRELMPENKLWDVLVEPARKIRIGNKLYFGEDLMAEVIDNTTSRGRTIRFLFEGTNEELYARLDEIGEMPLPPYIDRDPTEEDKERYQSIFAKERGAVAAPTAAMHFTPKLVEKLEKKGVDLLPITLHIGWGTFRPVEVEDLTKHRMDSENYFISDETSARINEALRSKENRVVACGTTAVRTIETSITASGISKPGTGWTDKFIYPPYNFKITEAMIANFHRPESTMLMLLAAFAGYDFMMEAYEEAQENDYRFFSFGDAMFIV; translated from the coding sequence ATGAAGCTTACTGATTTCAAGTTTGAGACCGAAGATTACCATGTGCCCGAAGAGCCGGTCGAGCCGCGCGACGCCGCCAGGCTGATGGTGCTTGACCGTGAGGAAAGGAGCATCAAGCACGAGAAATTTTCCGATATCCACAAGTACCTCAGCGAGGGCGACGTGTTGATCTACAACAACACCAAGGTCTTCCCCGCCCGGCTGAAGGGCAAAAAGGAGAAGACCGACGCCGACATCGAGGTCTTCCTGCTGCGGGAACTCATGCCGGAGAACAAGCTCTGGGACGTGCTCGTGGAGCCGGCCCGCAAGATCCGCATCGGCAACAAGCTCTATTTCGGGGAGGACCTGATGGCGGAGGTGATCGACAACACCACCAGCCGGGGACGCACCATACGCTTTCTCTTCGAGGGCACCAACGAGGAGCTCTACGCGCGCCTGGACGAGATCGGCGAGATGCCGCTTCCGCCCTACATCGATCGCGACCCCACCGAGGAGGACAAGGAGCGCTACCAGTCCATCTTTGCCAAGGAACGCGGAGCGGTGGCCGCCCCGACGGCCGCCATGCACTTCACCCCCAAGCTGGTGGAGAAGCTGGAGAAGAAAGGCGTGGACCTGCTGCCCATCACCCTGCACATCGGCTGGGGCACCTTTCGGCCGGTGGAGGTGGAGGACCTGACCAAGCACCGCATGGATTCTGAGAACTACTTCATCTCCGATGAGACCTCCGCCCGCATCAACGAGGCCCTCAGGAGCAAGGAAAACAGGGTGGTGGCGTGCGGTACCACGGCCGTGCGCACCATCGAGACCAGTATCACGGCCAGCGGTATTTCGAAGCCCGGCACCGGCTGGACCGACAAATTCATCTACCCGCCCTACAATTTCAAGATCACCGAAGCGATGATTGCGAACTTCCACCGCCCGGAGTCCACCATGCTGATGCTGCTGGCCGCCTTCGCCGGCTACGATTTCATGATGGAGGCCTACGAGGAGGCACAGGAGAACGACTACCGCTTTTTCTCCTTCGGCGACGCCATGTTCATTGTCTGA
- the rplK gene encoding 50S ribosomal protein L11 — translation MAKKVDKVLKLQIRGGQANPAPPVGPALGQAGINIMEFCKAFNAATQEKAGTIIPVEITVYMDKSFDFITKTPPAAVLLKQAAGIKSGSGEPNRTKVGSVTWTQCKEIAEQKMQDLNAFEVERAAEMIAGTARSMGLRVQRDK, via the coding sequence ATGGCTAAAAAAGTAGACAAAGTTCTCAAGCTTCAGATCCGAGGCGGCCAGGCGAACCCCGCCCCACCGGTGGGACCCGCCCTGGGACAGGCCGGGATCAATATCATGGAGTTCTGCAAGGCTTTCAACGCCGCTACGCAGGAGAAGGCCGGGACCATCATTCCGGTCGAGATCACTGTGTACATGGACAAGTCTTTCGACTTCATTACGAAGACTCCTCCCGCCGCCGTGCTGCTGAAACAGGCCGCCGGCATCAAGTCCGGCTCGGGCGAACCCAACCGCACCAAGGTGGGATCGGTCACCTGGACCCAGTGCAAGGAGATCGCCGAACAGAAAATGCAAGATCTCAACGCCTTTGAAGTGGAGCGCGCCGCCGAGATGATCGCCGGTACCGCCCGCAGCATGGGGCTGAGAGTGCAACGAGACAAGTAA
- the rsfS gene encoding ribosome silencing factor, producing MPESAQQFSTRDDSKTTDSQRLVEVITNALLEKKAEEVAVLDVHELTTLADQFVVCHASSDVQIKALADNVNRCTSEELGEKAWKEEGRDTRRWVILDYVNVVVHIFRKELREYYALERMWNDAEITRVSES from the coding sequence ATGCCCGAAAGCGCCCAACAGTTTTCCACCCGAGACGATTCGAAGACTACCGACAGCCAGCGGCTGGTGGAGGTGATTACCAACGCCCTGCTGGAGAAGAAGGCTGAGGAGGTGGCCGTGCTCGATGTGCACGAGCTGACCACCCTGGCCGACCAGTTCGTGGTGTGTCACGCCAGTTCCGACGTGCAGATCAAGGCGCTGGCCGACAACGTCAACCGGTGCACCTCCGAGGAGCTCGGCGAGAAGGCGTGGAAGGAAGAGGGGCGCGACACGCGCCGCTGGGTGATACTGGACTACGTAAACGTGGTGGTGCATATCTTCCGGAAAGAACTGCGCGAATACTACGCCCTGGAGCGCATGTGGAACGACGCCGAGATCACCCGGGTTTCCGAGAGCTGA
- the ispF gene encoding 2-C-methyl-D-erythritol 2,4-cyclodiphosphate synthase — MEDKVRIGYGYDIHRLQEGRPLVLGGVEIDFEQGLAGHSDADVLIHAVCDALLGALALGDIGTHFPDTDPQYRGADSRAFLRAAARMIKERGWRVGNIDCTVVAEQPKLAPHISRMREVMAGELDADPNRLSVKATTGEGMGPEGRGEGISARAVALLVPFHG; from the coding sequence ATGGAAGACAAGGTACGCATAGGCTACGGCTACGATATCCACCGGCTGCAGGAGGGGCGCCCGCTGGTGCTGGGAGGCGTAGAGATCGACTTTGAACAGGGGCTGGCCGGCCACTCCGACGCCGACGTGCTCATTCACGCGGTATGCGACGCCCTGCTGGGGGCGCTGGCGCTGGGCGACATCGGCACCCACTTTCCCGATACCGACCCGCAGTACCGCGGGGCCGACAGCCGCGCCTTTCTGCGAGCGGCCGCGCGCATGATTAAGGAGCGCGGCTGGCGCGTGGGCAATATTGACTGCACCGTGGTGGCCGAGCAACCCAAACTTGCCCCCCACATCTCCCGTATGCGGGAGGTGATGGCCGGGGAGCTGGACGCCGACCCGAACCGCCTCTCCGTAAAAGCCACCACTGGAGAGGGGATGGGCCCGGAAGGCCGCGGGGAGGGCATATCGGCCCGCGCCGTAGCCCTGCTGGTGCCCTTTCACGGCTGA
- the ispD gene encoding 2-C-methyl-D-erythritol 4-phosphate cytidylyltransferase has protein sequence MDSKVLILPAAGSGSRMSLEVPKPYLEIAGRTILEHTLRRFLQLEGLVRVVVAASPERMKQARAILDHALPGSLAATVVEGGDERQHSIRNALVEAGDAELVLVHDAVRPFVTPAQIDACCRTAADCGGAVLGVPARDTIKRTGKGRRIVETPSRRELWQAQTPQVFRRELLVRAYEQAREEHFTGTDDASLVERAGGEVRMVEGSRENFKITYPLDLKLARLLLEEH, from the coding sequence GTGGATTCCAAAGTCCTTATTCTGCCGGCCGCAGGCTCGGGCAGCCGCATGAGCCTCGAGGTTCCGAAACCCTACCTGGAGATCGCCGGCCGCACCATCCTGGAACACACCCTGCGGCGATTCCTGCAGCTCGAGGGACTGGTCCGCGTGGTCGTGGCCGCCTCCCCGGAACGCATGAAACAGGCGCGCGCCATCCTTGACCACGCACTGCCCGGTTCACTGGCCGCCACCGTGGTGGAGGGGGGCGACGAGCGGCAGCACTCCATCCGGAACGCTCTGGTCGAGGCGGGCGATGCGGAGCTGGTGCTGGTGCACGATGCGGTGCGACCCTTCGTTACTCCCGCGCAGATCGACGCCTGCTGCCGGACGGCCGCCGATTGCGGGGGCGCGGTGCTGGGGGTGCCGGCCAGGGACACTATCAAGCGGACCGGCAAGGGCCGGCGCATCGTGGAGACTCCCTCGCGCCGGGAGCTGTGGCAGGCGCAGACCCCCCAGGTTTTCCGCCGCGAACTGCTGGTGCGCGCCTATGAGCAGGCGCGGGAAGAGCATTTCACGGGCACCGACGACGCCTCCCTGGTGGAGCGCGCCGGCGGGGAGGTGCGCATGGTGGAGGGGAGCCGCGAGAATTTCAAGATCACCTATCCCCTGGACCTTAAACTGGCCCGGCTGCTGCTGGAGGAGCATTGA
- the rplL gene encoding 50S ribosomal protein L7/L12: MADVKEIAEQLVNLTVKEANELAQVLEEEYDIKPAAATAVVAGGGAGGDEGGEEQTEFDVVLKSAGEKKIAVIKEVRSITGLGLKEAKELVDNAPNPVKEGVSKDEAEELKSKLEEAGAEIELK, encoded by the coding sequence ATGGCTGACGTTAAAGAAATAGCTGAACAACTTGTAAACCTCACCGTTAAGGAAGCGAACGAACTTGCACAAGTTCTGGAGGAGGAGTATGACATCAAACCCGCCGCCGCTACGGCCGTGGTTGCCGGCGGAGGCGCCGGAGGCGACGAGGGCGGCGAAGAACAGACCGAGTTCGACGTGGTTCTCAAGTCGGCCGGCGAGAAGAAAATCGCCGTGATCAAGGAGGTGCGCTCCATCACCGGCCTGGGCCTGAAAGAGGCCAAGGAACTGGTGGACAACGCTCCCAACCCCGTCAAGGAAGGCGTGAGCAAGGATGAAGCCGAAGAGCTCAAGTCCAAACTGGAAGAAGCCGGCGCTGAGATCGAGCTCAAGTAA
- the rplJ gene encoding 50S ribosomal protein L10, protein MPTLAEKKATVEEIRENLEQAGAIYVTNYSGMSVSTINELRGEFFKSNVTYKVYKNTLMKRAMEEKEGYDDLYPHLVEQNGFAFVDEAFAAPAKVLKKFMEDNGKPQFKAALIDGEYYDESRLGELAAMKSKEEVLGDIAALLLAPVSNIVRALNAPGEKLAGALKSIAEQGE, encoded by the coding sequence ATGCCTACACTAGCAGAAAAGAAAGCGACCGTTGAAGAGATACGGGAGAACCTGGAGCAGGCGGGGGCGATCTACGTCACCAACTACTCCGGCATGTCCGTCTCGACCATCAACGAGCTTAGAGGCGAATTCTTCAAAAGCAACGTCACCTACAAGGTGTACAAGAACACCCTGATGAAGCGTGCGATGGAGGAGAAGGAGGGCTACGATGACCTCTATCCCCACCTCGTGGAGCAGAACGGCTTTGCTTTTGTGGATGAGGCGTTTGCGGCACCGGCCAAAGTGCTGAAGAAGTTTATGGAAGACAACGGCAAACCGCAGTTCAAGGCGGCCCTCATCGACGGAGAGTACTACGATGAGAGCCGGCTCGGCGAGCTGGCGGCCATGAAATCGAAGGAAGAAGTACTCGGCGATATCGCCGCCCTGCTCCTTGCCCCGGTTTCCAACATTGTCCGTGCCCTCAACGCACCCGGCGAGAAGCTCGCGGGCGCCCTGAAAAGCATCGCCGAACAAGGCGAATAA
- a CDS encoding DedA family protein yields MLEQLTTELVEWIYALPPISIYGVFLAVAYLENVVPPIPGDVLVAFGGYLAAESVIGLTPVYLLTTVASVAGFMTMYALGSRWGTQLEEKKRHWLVRFVPLQYITRTQAWMKRWGQGVVVANRFLAGTRSVIALTAGISHTPPARTVLSSAVSSLLWNALLLAFGWVVHENWRVIGDYLSAWGQAVLVLLALGLLARLAWVRLRSGSGGDDGEGDEAP; encoded by the coding sequence ATGCTGGAGCAATTGACAACGGAACTGGTTGAGTGGATCTACGCTCTGCCCCCGATAAGCATCTACGGGGTCTTCCTTGCGGTGGCCTACCTGGAAAATGTCGTCCCGCCCATCCCGGGCGACGTGCTGGTGGCCTTCGGAGGCTACCTGGCGGCAGAGTCGGTCATCGGCCTCACGCCGGTCTACCTGCTGACCACCGTTGCTTCGGTGGCCGGCTTCATGACCATGTATGCCCTGGGCAGCCGCTGGGGCACCCAGCTGGAGGAGAAAAAACGGCACTGGCTCGTGCGCTTCGTCCCGCTGCAATATATTACGCGCACGCAGGCGTGGATGAAGCGATGGGGACAGGGCGTGGTGGTGGCCAACCGCTTCCTGGCCGGCACCCGGTCGGTCATTGCTCTCACGGCGGGCATCTCGCACACGCCCCCCGCCCGAACGGTGCTCAGTTCGGCGGTGAGTTCCCTGCTCTGGAACGCCCTCTTGCTGGCCTTCGGGTGGGTGGTGCACGAGAACTGGCGGGTCATCGGGGACTATCTCTCGGCCTGGGGACAGGCCGTGCTCGTGCTGCTGGCCCTTGGACTCCTTGCGCGCCTCGCCTGGGTGCGCCTGCGGAGCGGGAGCGGAGGGGATGACGGGGAGGGCGACGAAGCCCCCTGA
- the secE gene encoding preprotein translocase subunit SecE: MNSIKQYLVDVQKEMKKVSWPDQQELLDYTIITVVFTIILSLFIFGVDQVYSTILEAIYS, translated from the coding sequence ATGAACAGCATCAAGCAATATCTGGTAGACGTCCAGAAGGAGATGAAGAAAGTCTCCTGGCCGGACCAGCAGGAGCTGTTGGACTACACCATCATAACGGTGGTTTTCACCATCATTCTCTCCCTCTTCATCTTCGGCGTTGACCAGGTGTACAGTACCATTTTAGAGGCCATTTATTCATGA
- a CDS encoding D-glycerate dehydrogenase: MAKRVLVTEPIVDSVLDFLRDRYSVEVGRRGSLDTEEALAEAVPGFDALLPMLSNPVTGRVLEAGDRLQVVANHAVGYNNIDLEAARRLGIRVANTPDVLTEASADCAMALLLAVTRRICEAEDYLRAGRFEGWEPLGFLGMELGGRTLGIFGMGRIGTALARRARAFGMEIRYHNRSEADPETVRELEAEYADSLQELARSADVLSLHCPLTPETRHAVDRRILEHMPSHAVLINTSRGPVVDEAALAEALHEGVIAGAGLDVFEREPEVHPRLLEAPGCVLTPHIASATRRARRDIGMLAARAIQGVLEGRPGEEIPNLVA, translated from the coding sequence ATGGCCAAGCGCGTTCTTGTCACCGAACCCATCGTGGATTCCGTACTCGACTTTCTGCGGGATCGCTACTCCGTGGAGGTGGGGCGGCGCGGCAGTCTTGACACCGAGGAGGCCCTGGCCGAGGCCGTGCCCGGTTTCGACGCCCTCCTGCCCATGCTCTCCAATCCCGTTACCGGACGCGTGCTGGAGGCGGGAGACCGCCTGCAGGTGGTGGCCAACCACGCCGTGGGATATAACAACATCGACCTGGAGGCGGCGCGGCGCCTTGGCATTCGCGTGGCCAACACCCCCGATGTGCTCACCGAGGCGAGCGCCGACTGCGCCATGGCCCTGCTGCTTGCCGTCACCCGCCGCATCTGCGAGGCCGAGGACTACCTCCGCGCCGGCCGCTTCGAGGGCTGGGAACCCCTGGGCTTTCTGGGGATGGAGCTCGGGGGACGCACCCTGGGCATCTTCGGCATGGGACGAATCGGTACCGCCCTGGCCCGCCGCGCCCGCGCCTTCGGCATGGAGATCCGCTACCACAACCGTTCGGAGGCGGATCCCGAAACGGTGCGCGAGCTGGAGGCCGAGTACGCCGATTCGCTCCAGGAACTGGCCCGCTCGGCGGACGTGCTGAGCCTCCACTGTCCCCTGACCCCGGAGACCCGCCACGCGGTGGACCGCCGCATCCTGGAACATATGCCCTCCCACGCGGTACTCATCAATACGTCCCGCGGACCGGTGGTGGACGAGGCCGCCCTGGCGGAGGCCCTGCACGAGGGCGTGATTGCCGGTGCGGGCCTGGACGTCTTCGAGCGGGAACCGGAAGTCCACCCGCGCCTGCTGGAGGCCCCCGGCTGCGTGCTCACGCCCCACATCGCCAGCGCCACGCGCCGCGCGCGCCGCGACATCGGCATGTTGGCCGCGCGCGCCATACAGGGGGTGCTGGAAGGACGGCCCGGGGAGGAGATTCCCAACCTGGTGGCCTGA